GAGAACTACATCTTCGACGACTCCGCTGGTGAGGGTATCACTGCTTACGTTGTCGACACTGGTATTAAGGTCGACCACAGCGAGTTTGAGGGTCGTGCCACTTTCGGAGGCAACTTCATTGACAATGTCGTAAGTACACCAGATATCGTGAGACTAGACCTGTAACTAACTGAGcaggatgacgacgagaacgGTCATGGCAGTCACGTTGCTGGTACCATTGGTGGTGCTACCTTTGGTGtcgccaagaaggttgaCCTTGTTGCCGTCAAGGTTCTCGACGCCTCGGGCGGTGGTAGCAACTCTGGTGTCCTTCAGGGCATGCAGTtcgttgttgacgatgtcaagaagaacaaccGTGCTGGCAAGGCTGTTATGAACATGTCTCTCGGTGGTGACAAGtccgaggccatcaaccGTGCCATTGAAGCTCTtttcaaggctggtgttgtcCCCGTTGTTGCAGCTGGTAACGAGAACGTAAGTTGACCCTTCCACCAACGCTCATTCATAGATAGCTAACAACACTCACAGCGGGAAACTGCCCTGACTTCTCCTGGATCCGCCCCCAACGCCATCACTGTCGGTGCCATCGATGCTACTTCCGATCAGCGTGCCGATTTCTCCAACTTTGGCCCTGAGGTCGACATTTACGCCCCTGGTGTCGATGTCCTCAGTGTTGGTATCAAGTCCAACACTGACACTGCTACTCTTAGCGGTACCAGCATGGGTATGTTTTACTTTCTAATCACTCCCGAGACAAGTCTCATGCTAACACTTTTATAGCCTCTCCCCACGTTGCCGGTCTCGCTGCCTACCTCATGGGCTTCCAGAAGCTCGACGGCCCCGCGCAGGTTGCCAGCCTTATCAAGAGCCTTGCCGCTGAGAGCGGTGCCAAGGTCCGCAACAACGTCCGTGGCACCACCGACGGCATCGCCAACAACGGCAACCAATAGACGCACCGTCTCAGCATCATTAGGGAAATAGGGATAAGGGAAAGCGACAATTTTTCTTTCGTATTATAAAAACATATTTCAGGATACTTGGCTAGTTAACCACACATACCTGACTCTTCTACCCCATCTCGTGTGTTTGTGGGTAGGATGTAATATAGGGTGCACTCATGAATGGCCTCATCATGTGCATCGGGAGTTTTCATTTCGAAACAAGCGCATTTGTTTGCTACTATAGATATGGATGCTACGTAACGACATCATAGATCTTCTGAACTGTTGCAATGCCTCCATCGAGTGACAATGTGAACATGTAACTGTTTGACTTTCGGGAATCCGAGATCCGATAGACTGACAAATAGCGAAGAAGAACTGTTCCTGCAGCAGCCCGTGCCTCAAAATAGCACACGATGTAACCTTTGAGAGACGGGATCCAAGCTCAGGCACGTTTGATGTAGAGGAATGGCCCGTTACCGGGAGATCAGCTAAAGCATGGCCTGGTTACGGTGTCACATCACATTGCCCCCAAACCGTAAACATGAAACCACACCCAGACGCATGTCATGCCTTGCTAGTTACGCTAGGGTCAACccaaagaaggaagaatcgTCAAACAATGTTTTCATGGATATAAATAAAATTCTACAAGGACATAACTAGTGTTGAAATGTTTGCTCGCCGCCACCGGCCTATCGTACTGGAAAGTTGTAACGATAGACTTGTGGCGTTGACGTCGCCTCGCGGCGGAaaccaagaacaaggattTTAATTTTCGCACTTCTTCGGCACAACCTTAGTCATGAAAGGACTAGATTGCAATTTGACATCCGTGCAGGAATTGGGAGGTtttcaagacaaaagacagacagacagtTCACATTAGTATCGGGGAACGGGGGACAACACTGAAATTGGCAACGCGGGCTGTATCGCGCGTTGCTCGTAGTATTAACAAGAGTATAAAGCCCAGCACCTCGCTCAACGGGCTGGTCCCATGCAAAAAGGGACTTGTGCTAAAGGTGGGTATGTACGTTAGGATATCGTTAAAATAAAAGAGTTGGTGCcgtgaaagaaaaaggcaaGATTAACTCGGCGCGCGCATAATACTACAATTCTTCGTGACCCGTAATCATGGGGGTGGCCTTTTCGCGACCCGGTAGGAAAACGCTGGCTTCCCTAAAGATGTGATCGAACCTGGCTCCAAAGAACCAAGCGGTACCAAGCTGGATGAGTGTTAGTTGAGTATGGCCCTGGGAGCCAGAGGATTGCGTACCATGAGACCCGAAATACAGACCAAGGCTGCAATGACAACACCGAAGAGAACAACGGCCTCGCCAGCATCCATGGTGGGCTCCTTGTTTTGTGCTTGGGCTTGGGTAAGAgtgagcttcttgggatCTTGCTTAGGGAACAGGGTCTCGATAAATTGCTCGATCTGTCGTTCGTTAGTGGTGGACGTATGTagcgagaagaaaaaaagacatACCTTTGCACATTGAGCACTGATGGCAAGGAAGTTGGGGTCGCGAGGGTCATTTTTCTTGGCGATCTTTCGGGTATATCGCTTGAAGACCTCACACACGGTAAAGAGGTTCTGGGTGCATTCGAACATGATCTTGCAGGCATCGCCCTTTGTGATCTTGACGTTCCTCTTGAGAACCTCAGGGTTGCGGAAGACGAGTTCCAATGTGGCAATAGCCATGCCTTCGGGAATGGCAACAAAGTTAAACACACTCTGGTCCTTGATGCCCGCCATGTAGAAGAGGCACTCCTCGGAGTGCTTTAGTGCGTCGAGGACCATGTGGGAGACACACTCGATAGCCTTTGTTTGTTGGGCAGGGTTGAACATGTCTTCCCACTTATCAACGTGCTGGCTCCAGATCTCCTTGGGGTACCACCTTCGGCCGTCTTGCCAGTCCTCGTGAAGATCTCGAATGATGTTTGTCTTCTGGAGGAACTGACCCATTGACTCTGTAAGAGAAGGACGCTCGGCAAGCTTGGGGTTGGCAAGCTCGGATTCGACAAAGAGGCGTGTTAGGCCTTCACCGACGAGACCAGCAACGTAATGGCAGTACAATTCGTACTCCTCAATCGTCTGCACACcattcttgatcatctcctcGTTCTCGGCGTAGTCAGCCATGCCGTTACCCATCTTGCGAGTCATGTCTGTGATGATCTCGTGATAGGgggccttgatcttcttgagctcggtgataacaacatcaaagtgctccagcagctccttgtccttctcttgaCTCTCATGAAATTGCCAACCATCCTCGTTCATAGTGGTATGGAAGTTTCGAAGAATagggatcttcttctctagTGGCAAGGTCATGTCATCCTCGATGGTGTCTAGGCCACGGAGGCAGAGGTAGAAGAGAGTGATGGGGACGAGGAGTTCGTGGTTAAGCTCTTGAATGACAGCCGCAAAACTGCGACTTGTCAAGTTGAGGTAACGGAAGCATTCTTGCAGCTCTGGTGACTCGGTGCTGGGATCGCGCTCGTGGACGGGATCATGCCAGACCTTCCTGAGGCGTCATTAGACAGATTCTTCGAGAGGATGCGCCATAGGAGTATAGGCTTACCATTGAATAATGGACCGAAGCTGGTAAGGGTGTAGAAGGTAGTAAAGGTAACCCATTGTGGCGGCGTGTGTGAATTAGGGGGAGGGGGGAAAGGAGAGGTTAAAGTAGATCGTgtgagaggaagaagaagcagtgcACGTCTTGTTACAGCCGTACAAAGTTAGGTGAACGGGAGGTAGAAAAGGTTATATACCAATTCAGTTATGACCAAGTCCCGGAAACGTCTTGTGGTATTTTTGTTACCACACGATGCTtagaggaggaaagaagacagATAAATGCGAGAAGCAAAATAGGTCAGGTTGACCTCCGCTCCGGATAAATCCACAAAATATGCAAGAGCTCAATTTCTCGCCTTG
This is a stretch of genomic DNA from Fusarium graminearum PH-1 chromosome 4, whole genome shotgun sequence. It encodes these proteins:
- a CDS encoding squalene synthetase, which codes for MGYLYYLLHPYQLRSIIQWKVWHDPVHERDPSTESPELQECFRYLNLTSRSFAAVIQELNHELLVPITLFYLCLRGLDTIEDDMTLPLEKKIPILRNFHTTMNEDGWQFHESQEKDKELLEHFDVVITELKKIKAPYHEIITDMTRKMGNGMADYAENEEMIKNGVQTIEEYELYCHYVAGLVGEGLTRLFVESELANPKLAERPSLTESMGQFLQKTNIIRDLHEDWQDGRRWYPKEIWSQHVDKWEDMFNPAQQTKAIECVSHMVLDALKHSEECLFYMAGIKDQSVFNFVAIPEGMAIATLELVFRNPEVLKRNVKITKGDACKIMFECTQNLFTVCEVFKRYTRKIAKKNDPRDPNFLAISAQCAKIEQFIETLFPKQDPKKLTLTQAQAQNKEPTMDAGEAVVLFGVVIAALVCISGLMLGTAWFFGARFDHIFREASVFLPGREKATPMITGHEEL